GTAGTACTAATTGCTCAAAGATTTTGATCATAAAAACTAAACCTAAAAGTAAATTTAAAAATCCTCGTCCATCTTGAAGACATGGGTACCACCACCATTGCCATTCAAGCTAGACATTACAGAAGCTTTCTGATATTCCCCAACTCTCTTTTCAAAGAAGTTAGTCTTCCCTTGAAGAGAGATCAACTCCATCCAATCAAATGGGTTTACCACACCGTACACCTTACCACACCCAAGCGCAGCCAAAAGCCTATCTGCGACAAACTCAATATACTGACTCATCAGCTCACAGTTCATCCCTACCAGCTTTACAGGCAGCGAATCCGTCACGAATTCACGCTCGATTGCCACCGCTTCTTCTACGATTGACTGGACTTTCTCCACACTTAGTTTCTTCTTCAACAAGCTGTACAGCAAGCAGGCGAAGTCACAGTGAAGCCCTTCGTCTCGCGATATCAGCTCGTTTGAGAAGGTTAATCCGGGCATTAACCCGCGCTTTTTGAGCCAGAATATGGAGCAGAAACTTCCGGAGAAGAAGATCCCTTCAACGCAAGCGAAAGCAATTAGCCTCTCGGCAAAGCATTCTGCGC
This Spinacia oleracea cultivar Varoflay chromosome 6, BTI_SOV_V1, whole genome shotgun sequence DNA region includes the following protein-coding sequences:
- the LOC110784989 gene encoding ribonucleoside-diphosphate reductase small chain C-like, which translates into the protein MPSKIEETDPLLTENPDRFCMFPIKYPQIWEMYKKAEASFWTAEEVDLSQDNRHWETALTADEQHFITHILAFFAASDGIVLENLAGRFMKEVQVAEARAFYGFQIAIENIHSEMYSLLLETYIKDSELKSHLFRAIETIPCVKKKAEWALRWIDGAECFAERLIAFACVEGIFFSGSFCSIFWLKKRGLMPGLTFSNELISRDEGLHCDFACLLYSLLKKKLSVEKVQSIVEEAVAIEREFVTDSLPVKLVGMNCELMSQYIEFVADRLLAALGCGKVYGVVNPFDWMELISLQGKTNFFEKRVGEYQKASVMSSLNGNGGGTHVFKMDEDF